The Thermomonospora curvata DSM 43183 DNA segment GGAGTCCAAGATCAGCCGTCTTGAACTGGGGCGGGTCAGTTTCAAAGAGCGAGACGTGGCCGACCTGCTCACGCTGTACGGGGTCACCGACGAAGCGGAGCGGGAGGCGCTGTTGCAACTGGCGCGGGACGCCAAGGCCCCAGGATGGTGGCACCGTTACAACGACGTGTTGCCCAAGTGGTTCCAGGCCTACGTCGGGCTGGAAGAGGCCGCGGCCATGATCCGCACCTATGAGTGCCAGTTCGTGCCGGGCCTCCTCCAGTGCGAGGAGTACGCGCGGGCGGTGATCCGCCTGGGCAACGCCGGTGCCCCCGAGCAGGAGATCGAAGATCGGGTCACGGTGCGCATGCAGCGCGCCCAGCGGCTGCATGGCCCCAACGCTCCCCGACTGTGGGCGGTGCTCGACGAGGCGGTGCTCAAGCGGGTGATCGGCGGCCCCAGCGTGATGCGGAGCCAGTTCGAGCACCTCATCGCCATGTCGAAGCTGCCCAACGTCACCATCCAGGTGATGCCGTTCCGCTTCGGCGGTCACGCCGCCGAGGGCGGGGCGTTCTCCATCCTGCGGTTTCCCGAGCCAGACCTGCCGGATGTGGTGTACGTCGAGAATCTCGTCGGCGCGCTCTACCTGGACAAACGCGACGATGTCGACACCTATCTGCAGGCGATGGAGCGCCTGTGCGTCGACAGCGAGACCCCGGAGCGCACCATCGAGATGCTCGACGAACTTCTCAGGAAGACTTAGATGCTCAAGACCTACAACGGAATGCCCGCCACCGAGCTCCGCGGGGCCCGGTGGCACAAGTCCCGGCGCAGCAACTCCCAGGGCAACTGCGTTGAGATGGCCGAACTCCCCGGAGGGGCCGTGGCGATGCGCAACAGCCGGTACCCCGAGGGACCGGCGCTCATCTACACCCGGCCGGAGATCAGGGCGCTCATCCTCGGTGCCAAGGAGGGCGACTTCGATCCCCTGATCGCCGCCAACTAGCGCCGGCCTTCGGCAGGCTCCTTCGCACGAAACCCCACGGCCCCGCCGCACCGGTGGCGGGGCTCTTTTGTGCGCCGGCGGGCGGGAGGACGCCGGCCGGGGACGGCCGCGCCCCCGGCCGGCGCGCTCCGGCTCAGTTCCGCCGACGCCCGGCCTTTTCGGTGGCCTCTTCGTCCCGGCCCGGCGGCCCCTCGGTGGCGAGGCCGCGTTCCAGGTGCGCGGCCACCGCCAGGGCCCGCAGCGAGGTGGACCTGATGGGACGCCGTTCGCGACCCGGCTTGGGACGAGGGATGCTGCTGTTGGTCACTTTCGTGCCTCCCTGAGGTCACACGGTCGGTCGGTGGGTGGTCGGAACGTGCAAGATCGCCGCTCTATTCCGTTGTACGAGATCTTCGAACGGTGAATTCCGGCACAGCGGGCATACCTCGCACATGGGGACGGAAACCCGGTCTGACTGGATAATCAATAAAACTTATTCAGCATCCGAGGAGAGGCTGCCCGGCGGAACCGCTCGGCTCCCGGCCGGGCTCACCCCGCCTGCCGCTCGCCGCGGCCGGTCTCCGCATCCGTTGTTTTCGGGGCGTCGCCGGCCTGCGGAGCCGGCCGATCTGCGGGCTGCTCGTCCGCACCGGCGCCCTCCACCGGAGTCTCCTCCGCCAGAGCGCTGATCGGCACGGTGGCGTCCTCAGGCCCCACGTTCTCCGCCTCATCCGCCGCGGACCGCTGCTCGTCCGCCTTCTCCCCGGCGGGACCGCCCGGCGCGCTGAGAGAATCACCGGCCCGGGGCTCCGCCTGCTCGTCCACCGCCGGACGGGCCGCATCGGTGTCTTCTCCCCGGGCC contains these protein-coding regions:
- a CDS encoding helix-turn-helix domain-containing protein; the encoded protein is MPGSTVRRILLGSQLRRLRESKGVSRQEAGYVIRASESKISRLELGRVSFKERDVADLLTLYGVTDEAEREALLQLARDAKAPGWWHRYNDVLPKWFQAYVGLEEAAAMIRTYECQFVPGLLQCEEYARAVIRLGNAGAPEQEIEDRVTVRMQRAQRLHGPNAPRLWAVLDEAVLKRVIGGPSVMRSQFEHLIAMSKLPNVTIQVMPFRFGGHAAEGGAFSILRFPEPDLPDVVYVENLVGALYLDKRDDVDTYLQAMERLCVDSETPERTIEMLDELLRKT
- a CDS encoding DUF397 domain-containing protein, encoding MLKTYNGMPATELRGARWHKSRRSNSQGNCVEMAELPGGAVAMRNSRYPEGPALIYTRPEIRALILGAKEGDFDPLIAAN